In Primulina huaijiensis isolate GDHJ02 chromosome 6, ASM1229523v2, whole genome shotgun sequence, a single window of DNA contains:
- the LOC140979645 gene encoding uncharacterized protein yields the protein MVRAYSQEHTYKHPWERVTAASWRKFADPENKRTLSHILEVDTLNHKLEPSTGKLYTTRALTIHAPGPWFVRKVIGQDICHCVESSVVDGKARSMQLATRNISLQKFIEVEEKIRYEPHPENPNGWTICRQETSIRIKPLSALASMAEKIEQKCVEKFQQNSAKGREVMERMCMYLEAESSGMSV from the coding sequence ATGGTTAGAGCCTATTCTCAAGAACACACTTACAAGCACCCATGGGAGCGAGTAACTGCTGCATCATGGCGCAAATTTGCGGATCCTGAGAACAAGCGTACCCTATCTCACATCCTTGAGGTTGACACCTTGAATCACAAGCTTGAGCCTAGCACTGGAAAACTTTACACGACTCGTGCTCTTACAATTCACGCGCCAGGACCATGGTTTGTTCGTAAAGTCATTGGCCAAGACATCTGCCATTGTGTTGAATCATCTGTTGTTGATGGGAAAGCTCGGTCTATGCAACTTGCTACACGTAACATTAGTCTCCAAAAGTTCATCGAAGTTGAGGAAAAGATAAGATATGAACCTCACCCTGAAAATCCAAACGGATGGACGATATGCAGGCAAGAAACTAGCATACGCATAAAACCCTTGTCAGCATTGGCTTCGATGGCTGAGAAAATAGAGCAAAAATGTGTGGAGAAGTTTCAGCAAAATAGTGCCAAGGGTAGAGAAGTTATGGAAAGGATGTGCATGTATCTTGAAGCTGAATCCAGTGGAATGTCTGTCTGA